From Eleftheria terrae, the proteins below share one genomic window:
- the gcl gene encoding glyoxylate carboligase has protein sequence MAKMRAVDAAVLVLEREGVSQAFGVPGAAINPLYSALRQRGSISHILARHVEGASHMAEGYTRARAGNIGVCIGTSGPAGTDMITGLYSASADSIPILCITGQAPRARLYKEDFQAVDIESIAKPVTKWAVTVREPALVPQVFQQAFHLMRSGRPGPVLVDLPVDVQLAEIEFDIEAYEPLPVYKPQATRAQVDKVLDLLASAERPLIVAGGGIVNADASRLLVQFAELTGVPVVPTLMGWGTIPDDHPLMAGMAGLQTSHRYGNATMLASDFVLGIGNRWANRHTGSVEVYTRGRRFVHIDIEPTQIGRVFGPTLGIVSDAGAALALLVEGARERRAAQALPDWSAWEAECAERKRSLQRRTHFDNVPIKPQRVYEEMNRVFGRDTRYVTAIGLSQIAAAQFLHVYEPRHWINCGQAGPLGWTIPAALGVVAADPSKPVVGISGDYDFQFLIEELAVGAQFQLPYVHVLVNNSYLGLIRQAQRGFDMDYCVQLAFDNINSPELQGYGVDHVAVVQGLGCKALRVTDPGKLAGSLREAQQLALKHRVPVVVEVILERVTNIAMGTDIDAVHEFEPLAETAFDAPTAVSLLD, from the coding sequence ATGGCAAAAATGCGTGCGGTCGATGCCGCGGTGCTGGTCCTGGAACGTGAGGGGGTCTCGCAGGCCTTCGGTGTCCCGGGCGCCGCGATCAACCCCCTGTACTCGGCGCTGCGGCAGCGCGGCAGCATCTCCCACATCCTGGCGCGCCATGTCGAAGGCGCCTCGCACATGGCCGAGGGCTACACCCGGGCGCGCGCCGGCAACATCGGCGTGTGCATCGGCACCTCGGGGCCGGCCGGCACCGACATGATCACCGGCCTCTACTCGGCCAGCGCCGACTCCATTCCCATCCTCTGCATCACCGGCCAGGCGCCGCGCGCCCGGCTCTACAAGGAGGACTTCCAGGCGGTGGACATCGAGTCCATCGCCAAGCCGGTCACCAAGTGGGCGGTGACGGTGCGCGAGCCGGCCCTGGTGCCACAGGTCTTCCAGCAGGCCTTCCACCTGATGCGCTCGGGCCGTCCCGGCCCGGTGCTGGTGGACCTGCCGGTCGACGTGCAACTGGCCGAGATCGAGTTCGACATCGAGGCCTACGAACCGCTGCCGGTCTACAAGCCGCAAGCCACGCGGGCGCAGGTCGACAAGGTGCTGGACCTGCTGGCGAGTGCCGAGCGGCCCCTGATCGTCGCCGGCGGCGGCATCGTCAATGCCGACGCTTCGCGCCTGCTGGTGCAGTTCGCCGAACTCACCGGCGTGCCGGTGGTGCCCACGCTGATGGGCTGGGGCACGATTCCCGACGACCATCCGCTGATGGCCGGCATGGCGGGCCTGCAAACCAGCCATCGCTATGGCAATGCCACCATGCTCGCGTCCGACTTCGTGCTGGGCATCGGCAACCGCTGGGCCAACCGCCACACCGGCTCGGTGGAGGTCTACACCCGCGGCCGGCGCTTCGTGCACATCGACATCGAGCCGACCCAGATCGGCCGCGTCTTCGGGCCCACGCTGGGCATCGTCTCCGACGCCGGTGCGGCCCTGGCCCTGCTGGTGGAGGGCGCGCGCGAGCGCCGTGCCGCCCAGGCGCTGCCCGACTGGAGCGCCTGGGAAGCCGAGTGCGCCGAGCGCAAGCGGTCGCTGCAGCGGCGCACCCACTTCGACAACGTGCCGATCAAGCCGCAGCGGGTGTACGAGGAGATGAACCGCGTCTTCGGCCGCGACACCCGCTACGTCACCGCCATCGGCCTGTCGCAGATCGCAGCCGCGCAGTTCCTGCATGTCTACGAGCCGCGCCACTGGATCAACTGCGGCCAGGCCGGCCCGCTGGGCTGGACCATTCCGGCCGCGCTCGGCGTGGTGGCGGCCGACCCGAGCAAGCCGGTGGTGGGCATCTCGGGCGACTACGACTTCCAGTTCCTGATCGAGGAGCTGGCGGTGGGCGCGCAGTTCCAGCTGCCGTATGTGCATGTGCTGGTGAACAACTCCTACCTGGGCCTGATCCGCCAGGCGCAGCGCGGCTTCGACATGGACTACTGCGTGCAGCTGGCCTTCGACAACATCAACTCGCCCGAGCTGCAGGGCTATGGCGTCGACCATGTGGCCGTGGTCCAGGGCCTGGGCTGCAAGGCCCTGCGGGTGACCGATCCGGGCAAGCTGGCCGGCTCGCTGCGCGAGGCCCAGCAGCTGGCATTGAAACACCGGGTGCCGGTGGTGGTGGAGGTGATCCTGGAGCGGGTCACCAACATCGCGATGGGCACCGACATCGATGCCGTCCACGAATTCGAGCCGCTGGCCGAGACCGCCTTCGACGCGCCCACCGCCGTCTCGCTGCTCGACTGA
- the hyi gene encoding hydroxypyruvate isomerase: MPKLAANLTMLFTELPFLDRFEAAAQAGFSAVEFLFPYPWPAAEIHARLEAHDLQLVLHNLPAGDWDAGERGIACLPGREAEFRDGVQRALAYADALQVPQLNCLVGIRPPAVSEADAQATLVQNLRFAAAALQAAGRRLLVEPINTYDIPGFHLSTTRQALALFEQVGSDNLYLQYDIYHMQRMEGELTATLQRLLPRISHVQLADNPGRHEPGTGEIHWPHLFQALDTLGYRGWVGCEYKPRNGTTAGLGWRRGLGL; the protein is encoded by the coding sequence ATGCCCAAGCTTGCCGCCAACCTGACGATGCTCTTCACCGAGCTGCCCTTTCTCGACCGCTTCGAGGCCGCCGCCCAGGCCGGCTTCAGCGCGGTGGAGTTCCTCTTTCCCTACCCCTGGCCCGCAGCCGAGATCCACGCCCGGCTGGAGGCGCACGACCTGCAGCTGGTGCTGCACAACCTGCCGGCCGGCGACTGGGACGCCGGCGAGCGCGGCATCGCCTGCCTGCCCGGGCGCGAGGCCGAGTTCCGCGACGGCGTGCAGCGCGCGCTGGCCTATGCCGACGCACTGCAGGTGCCGCAGCTCAACTGCCTGGTGGGCATCCGCCCGCCGGCGGTGAGCGAGGCCGACGCGCAGGCCACGCTGGTGCAGAACCTGCGCTTTGCTGCCGCCGCCCTGCAGGCGGCGGGCCGACGCCTGCTGGTCGAGCCCATCAACACCTACGACATCCCCGGCTTCCACCTGTCCACCACCCGGCAGGCGCTGGCCCTGTTCGAGCAGGTGGGCAGTGACAACCTCTACCTGCAATACGACATCTATCACATGCAGCGCATGGAAGGCGAGCTGACCGCCACCCTGCAGCGCCTGCTGCCGCGCATCTCGCATGTGCAGCTGGCCGACAACCCAGGCCGCCACGAGCCGGGCACCGGCGAGATCCACTGGCCCCACCTGTTCCAGGCCCTCGACACGCTGGGCTACCGCGGCTGGGTGGGCTGCGAATACAAGCCGCGCAATGGCACCACCGCCGGCCTGGGCTGGCGCCGCGGGCTCGGGCTGTGA
- a CDS encoding 2-hydroxy-3-oxopropionate reductase, translating to MSNKIGFIGLGIMGAPMAAHLQRGGYKLFLHDRGNPPAALVEGGATVCTNAAEVAKRADIVILMVPDTPHVEDVLFGEHGVARGLSGGKLVIDMSSISPIATKDFARRINALDCLYLDAPVSGGEVGAKAASLTIMVGGPAKAFETARPLFELMGKNITHVGANGDGQTTKVANQIIVALNLQAVAEALLFASKAGADPAKVRQALMGGFASSRILEVHAERMVKRTFEPGFRIELHQKDLNLALQGAKALGVALPNTAVVQELMNTCAANGLSGADHSALCRAIELMSAHQIAPNPNAS from the coding sequence ATGAGCAACAAGATCGGTTTCATCGGACTCGGCATCATGGGCGCGCCGATGGCGGCCCACCTGCAGCGCGGCGGCTACAAGCTCTTCCTGCACGACCGCGGCAACCCGCCGGCGGCGCTGGTCGAAGGCGGCGCCACCGTCTGCACCAATGCCGCGGAAGTGGCCAAGCGGGCCGACATCGTCATCCTCATGGTGCCCGACACGCCCCACGTGGAAGACGTGCTGTTCGGCGAGCACGGCGTGGCCCGCGGCCTGAGCGGCGGCAAGCTGGTGATCGACATGAGCTCGATTTCGCCGATTGCCACCAAGGACTTCGCGCGCCGCATCAATGCGCTGGACTGCCTCTACCTGGACGCACCGGTGTCCGGCGGCGAAGTGGGCGCCAAGGCGGCCTCGCTCACCATCATGGTGGGCGGCCCGGCCAAGGCCTTCGAGACGGCCCGCCCGCTGTTCGAGCTGATGGGCAAGAACATCACCCATGTCGGCGCCAACGGCGACGGCCAGACCACCAAGGTGGCCAACCAGATCATCGTCGCGCTCAACCTGCAGGCGGTGGCCGAGGCGCTGCTGTTCGCCAGCAAGGCCGGCGCCGACCCGGCCAAGGTGCGCCAGGCGCTGATGGGCGGCTTCGCGTCCTCGCGCATCCTGGAGGTGCATGCCGAGCGCATGGTCAAGCGCACCTTCGAGCCGGGCTTCCGCATCGAGCTGCACCAGAAGGACCTGAACCTCGCCCTGCAGGGCGCCAAGGCGCTCGGCGTGGCGCTGCCCAACACCGCGGTGGTGCAGGAGCTGATGAACACCTGCGCGGCCAACGGCCTGTCGGGGGCCGACCACTCGGCCCTGTGCCGCGCGATCGAGCTGATGTCGGCCCACCAGATCGCCCCCAACCCGAACGCGAGCTGA
- a CDS encoding glycerate kinase type-2 family protein — MAATPSLPQAAQSPPQLLAALFDAAVQAASPARCLGRHLGEPPRRGRVVVVGAGKAAAAMAAAVEAHWPAQPLSGLVVTRYGHGAPCHRIEVVEAGHPVPDAAGEQAAQRIQALVSGLGADDLVLCLISGGGSSLLSAPAPGISLEDKRAVNRALLRSGASIGEMNCVRKHLSALKGGRLALACHPARVLTLVISDVPGDDPSVVASGPTLPDASTAAEALAVLQRYGIDVPPAVLAHLRDPENETPKPGDPRLARNEVRVIATAAQSLDAAAAAARSMGIAAHVLCDDLEGEAREVAKAHAALARQVARHDRPFPRPCLLLSGGETTVTVRGRGRGGRNAEYLLGLALALQGEPRVWALAADTDGIDGSEDNAGAWCGPDFLQRCAELGLQPLAAQADNDAWSVFSACGQLLVTGPTRTNVNDFRALLVY, encoded by the coding sequence ATGGCTGCCACCCCCTCCCTGCCGCAAGCGGCACAGTCGCCGCCGCAGTTGCTGGCGGCCCTGTTCGATGCCGCCGTGCAGGCGGCCAGCCCGGCCCGCTGCCTGGGCCGCCACCTGGGCGAACCGCCGCGGCGCGGCCGGGTGGTGGTGGTCGGCGCCGGCAAGGCCGCGGCCGCCATGGCCGCGGCGGTCGAGGCGCACTGGCCGGCGCAGCCGCTGTCGGGCCTGGTCGTCACCCGCTACGGGCACGGCGCGCCCTGCCATCGCATCGAGGTGGTGGAGGCCGGCCACCCGGTGCCCGACGCGGCCGGCGAGCAGGCGGCGCAGCGCATCCAGGCGCTGGTCAGCGGCCTCGGCGCGGACGACCTGGTGCTGTGCCTGATCTCCGGCGGCGGCTCCTCGCTGCTGAGTGCGCCGGCCCCCGGCATCAGCCTGGAAGACAAGCGTGCGGTGAACCGGGCGCTGCTGCGCAGCGGCGCCTCCATCGGCGAGATGAACTGCGTGCGCAAGCACCTGTCGGCCCTCAAGGGCGGGCGACTGGCACTGGCCTGCCATCCAGCCCGGGTGCTGACGCTGGTGATCTCCGACGTGCCGGGCGACGATCCCTCGGTGGTGGCCAGCGGCCCCACCCTGCCCGATGCCAGCACCGCTGCCGAGGCGCTGGCCGTGCTGCAGCGGTACGGCATCGACGTGCCGCCAGCGGTGCTCGCCCACCTGCGCGACCCCGAGAACGAAACCCCCAAGCCGGGTGACCCGCGGCTTGCGCGCAACGAGGTCCGCGTGATTGCCACCGCCGCGCAATCGCTCGACGCGGCCGCGGCGGCGGCACGCTCGATGGGCATCGCCGCGCATGTGCTGTGCGACGACCTGGAGGGCGAGGCGCGCGAGGTGGCCAAGGCCCATGCGGCCCTCGCACGCCAGGTGGCGCGCCACGACCGGCCGTTTCCCCGCCCCTGCCTGCTGCTGTCGGGCGGCGAGACCACCGTGACGGTGCGCGGCCGCGGGCGCGGCGGGCGCAATGCCGAATACCTGCTCGGACTGGCCCTGGCGCTGCAGGGCGAGCCGCGCGTCTGGGCGCTGGCCGCGGACACCGACGGCATCGACGGCTCCGAGGACAACGCCGGCGCCTGGTGCGGCCCCGACTTCCTGCAGCGCTGCGCCGAGCTCGGGCTGCAGCCGCTGGCTGCACAGGCCGACAACGATGCCTGGAGCGTCTTCTCCGCCTGCGGCCAGCTGCTGGTCACCGGCCCCACCCGCACCAATGTCAACGACTTCCGCGCGCTGCTCGTCTACTGA
- the pyk gene encoding pyruvate kinase — MHRLRQAKIVATLGPASSEAATIRAMFDAGVDVFRLNFSHGSHEDHRRRYEQVRSVERQRSRPIAVLADLQGPKLRVGRFEGGSVELLAGQDFLLDRDPAPGDGRRVQLPHPELFAAATPGQALLLDDGRLRLVVRHNDGERLHTRVAVGGRLSDRKGVNLPDAAIPIPALTPKDREDLAFALALGVDWVALSFVQRAADLVEARELVGPRAWLLAKIEKPAALAELPQIVQQADAVMVARGDLGVEMPPEAVPGIQRSVVRLCRRQGKPVIVATQMLESMVSAPVPTRAEASDVANAIYEGADAVMLSAESASGRHPVEAVAMMDRILRQVEADPDFTTTLATARAAPESNEADALCAALRETTGVLKARASVAFTTSGHTALRAARERPAVPILSLAPSEAIARRLALAWGVHSVRCQEVPGSDELVALAGRHLLGEGLAAPGDLFTLVAGLPFGQAGSTNLLRVARV; from the coding sequence ATGCACAGACTCCGCCAGGCGAAGATCGTCGCCACCCTGGGCCCCGCCAGCAGCGAGGCGGCCACCATCCGGGCGATGTTCGACGCTGGCGTCGATGTCTTCCGCCTCAACTTCAGCCACGGCAGCCACGAGGACCACCGCCGCCGCTACGAGCAGGTGCGCAGCGTCGAGCGCCAGCGCAGCCGGCCCATCGCGGTGCTGGCCGACCTGCAGGGCCCCAAGCTGAGGGTCGGCCGCTTCGAGGGAGGCAGTGTGGAACTGCTGGCCGGGCAGGACTTCCTGCTCGACCGCGACCCTGCGCCCGGTGACGGCCGCCGGGTGCAGCTGCCGCATCCCGAGCTGTTTGCCGCTGCCACGCCAGGCCAGGCATTGCTGCTGGACGACGGCCGCCTGCGGCTGGTGGTGCGCCACAACGACGGCGAGCGGCTGCACACCCGCGTGGCAGTGGGCGGCCGCCTGTCCGACCGCAAGGGCGTCAACCTGCCGGACGCCGCCATCCCCATTCCCGCACTGACGCCCAAGGACCGCGAGGACCTGGCTTTCGCCCTGGCGCTGGGGGTGGACTGGGTGGCGCTGTCCTTCGTGCAGCGCGCCGCCGACCTGGTGGAAGCGCGCGAGCTGGTGGGCCCGCGGGCCTGGCTGCTGGCCAAGATCGAGAAGCCGGCGGCGCTGGCCGAGTTGCCGCAGATCGTGCAGCAGGCCGACGCGGTGATGGTGGCGCGCGGTGACCTCGGCGTGGAGATGCCGCCCGAGGCGGTGCCCGGCATCCAGCGCAGCGTGGTGCGGCTGTGCCGCCGCCAGGGCAAGCCGGTGATCGTGGCGACGCAGATGCTCGAATCGATGGTCAGCGCCCCGGTGCCCACCCGGGCCGAGGCTTCCGACGTGGCCAACGCCATCTATGAAGGCGCCGACGCGGTGATGCTGTCGGCCGAGTCGGCCTCGGGCCGGCACCCGGTGGAGGCGGTGGCGATGATGGACCGCATCCTGCGCCAGGTGGAGGCCGATCCCGACTTCACCACCACGCTGGCGACGGCCCGCGCCGCGCCAGAGTCGAACGAGGCCGACGCGCTGTGCGCGGCGCTGCGCGAGACCACCGGCGTGCTGAAGGCGCGCGCCAGCGTGGCCTTCACCACCTCCGGCCACACGGCCCTGCGCGCCGCGCGCGAGCGGCCGGCGGTGCCCATCCTCAGCCTGGCGCCAAGCGAGGCGATCGCCCGCCGCCTGGCGCTGGCCTGGGGCGTGCATTCGGTGCGCTGCCAGGAGGTGCCGGGCAGCGACGAGCTGGTGGCCCTGGCCGGCCGCCACCTGCTGGGCGAGGGGCTGGCGGCGCCGGGCGACCTGTTCACGCTGGTGGCCGGCCTGCCCTTCGGCCAGGCGGGGTCGACCAACCTGTTGCGGGTTGCGCGGGTGTAG
- a CDS encoding GNAT family N-acetyltransferase produces MLVIRNVPAPEAGLYRGLCDLLTDCVHGGASVGFLAPVASGTAERYWDQVFAALGPGLQLWVAQRSGRVAGAVQLAPCSKENGRHRAEVQKLLVLRTERRQGVASQLLAAVERQACSEGLRLLVLDTLRGSEAEALYLRQGWQRAGEIPDYAAAPDGSLHPTVYYFKRLPAAMAPGQAP; encoded by the coding sequence ATGCTCGTGATCCGGAACGTCCCCGCGCCCGAGGCCGGCCTCTACCGCGGCCTTTGTGATCTGCTGACCGACTGCGTGCATGGCGGTGCTTCGGTCGGCTTCCTCGCCCCGGTGGCGTCAGGCACCGCCGAGCGCTACTGGGACCAGGTGTTCGCCGCCCTCGGCCCCGGCCTGCAGCTGTGGGTGGCGCAGCGCAGCGGCCGGGTGGCCGGGGCGGTGCAGCTGGCGCCCTGCAGCAAGGAAAACGGACGCCACCGCGCCGAGGTGCAGAAGCTGCTGGTGCTGCGCACCGAACGCCGGCAAGGGGTGGCCTCGCAACTGCTCGCCGCCGTGGAGCGGCAGGCGTGCAGCGAAGGCCTCCGCCTGCTCGTGCTCGACACGCTGCGCGGCTCCGAGGCCGAAGCGCTGTACCTGCGGCAGGGCTGGCAGCGCGCCGGCGAAATCCCCGACTACGCGGCGGCGCCGGACGGCAGCCTGCATCCCACCGTCTACTACTTCAAGCGACTGCCGGCCGCCATGGCACCCGGGCAGGCGCCTTGA
- a CDS encoding M20 family metallopeptidase translates to MTTTPHQALDAWIEAHFDEQVRYLQALVQVPTDTPPGNNAPHAERTAELLRGFGLQAEHHPVPTARVEAAGLQSITNLVVRHRFGEAGPTIGLNAHGDVVPPGEGWTRDPYGAEIEDGRLYGRAAAVSKSDFATFTFALRALQALGRPLKGGVELYFTYDEEFGGELGPGWLLEQGLIRPDLLIAAGFSYEVVTAHNGCLQMEVTVHGKMAHAAIPHTGVDALQAAVQLLNALYRENERYHGIVSQVPGIRHPYLNVGTIAGGTNTNVVPGKVSFKLDRRMIPEERPAEVEAQLQRLIEETAARLPGVTVEVRRLLLARAMQPLPGNAPLVQALQAHGEVVFGEPIPAMGTPLYTDVRLFCERGIPAVIYGAGPRTVLESHAKRADERLVLDDLKRATRVVARALYDLLA, encoded by the coding sequence ATGACGACCACCCCCCACCAGGCGCTGGACGCCTGGATCGAGGCGCATTTCGACGAACAGGTGCGCTACCTGCAGGCGCTGGTGCAGGTGCCCACCGACACGCCGCCCGGCAACAACGCGCCGCATGCCGAGCGCACCGCCGAGCTGCTGCGCGGCTTCGGCCTGCAGGCCGAGCACCACCCGGTGCCCACCGCGCGGGTGGAGGCCGCCGGCCTGCAGAGCATCACCAACCTGGTGGTGCGGCATCGCTTCGGCGAGGCCGGTCCCACCATCGGGCTCAACGCGCATGGCGACGTGGTACCGCCCGGCGAGGGCTGGACGCGCGACCCCTACGGCGCCGAGATCGAGGACGGCCGCCTCTACGGCCGGGCCGCCGCGGTGAGCAAGAGCGACTTCGCCACCTTCACCTTCGCGCTGCGGGCGCTGCAGGCGCTGGGCCGGCCGCTGAAGGGCGGCGTGGAGCTGTACTTCACCTACGACGAGGAATTCGGCGGTGAGCTGGGCCCCGGCTGGCTGCTGGAGCAGGGCCTGATCCGGCCCGACCTGCTGATCGCCGCCGGCTTCAGCTACGAGGTGGTGACGGCGCACAATGGCTGCCTGCAGATGGAGGTGACGGTGCACGGCAAGATGGCGCACGCCGCCATCCCGCACACCGGCGTCGATGCGCTGCAGGCGGCAGTGCAGCTGTTGAATGCGCTGTACCGCGAGAACGAGCGCTACCACGGCATCGTCTCGCAGGTGCCGGGCATCCGGCATCCCTACCTCAACGTCGGCACCATCGCCGGTGGCACCAACACCAACGTGGTGCCCGGCAAGGTGTCGTTCAAGCTCGACCGCCGCATGATTCCGGAGGAACGCCCGGCCGAGGTCGAGGCCCAGCTGCAGCGCCTGATTGAGGAGACCGCCGCCCGCCTGCCCGGTGTCACCGTCGAGGTGCGCCGCCTGCTGCTGGCCCGTGCGATGCAGCCGCTGCCCGGCAATGCGCCGCTGGTGCAGGCGCTGCAGGCGCATGGCGAGGTGGTGTTTGGCGAGCCCATTCCGGCCATGGGCACGCCGCTGTACACCGATGTGCGCCTGTTCTGCGAGCGTGGCATTCCGGCCGTGATCTACGGCGCGGGACCGCGCACGGTGCTGGAGTCGCATGCCAAGCGGGCCGACGAGCGGCTGGTGCTGGACGACCTCAAGCGCGCCACGCGGGTGGTTGCGCGGGCCTTGTACGACTTGCTGGCCTGA
- the uraD gene encoding 2-oxo-4-hydroxy-4-carboxy-5-ureidoimidazoline decarboxylase, which translates to MHTLEQLNRASDDDVAAALDGVYEHSPWVARAAAAMRPFRSLAHLKYTLARAVREAGREAQLRLLRAHPELAGKAMVARSLTAESTQEQSAAGLTACTPEEFARLQQLNTRYNERFGWPFILAVRGPRGRGLSRREIIETFERRLQGHADFEFQECLRNIDRIAELRLNDKFGQRPVLGEQVWDWAEALARHSDAGSAPGELTVTYLTEAHRACARQLCAWMQDAGFDEVAVDAVGNVVGRYLGEQPGLPALMTGSHYDTVRNAGRYDGRLGVLVPIAAVQHLARTGRRLPCTLEVIGFAEEEGQRFAATFLGSSAVVGNFDMGWLSQVDAAGVTMREALATAGLDPAAIPALARRREDYRGFVELHIEQGPVLDGLDLPLGVVSSINASVRLRGEVVGVASHAGTTPMHLRRDAAAAVAELSVWMEARAAADGDSVATIGMLQVPNGSVNVVPGRCSFSLDLRAPSDAQRDRLDEDVRAQLARICERRGLQYSLQQTMRVAAAPCDAALSARWAAAVERLGLPVHRLPSGAGHDAMKLHELLPQAMLFVRGGNAGISHNPLESITSDDADLCVRAFLDLLDSLSGDPS; encoded by the coding sequence ATGCACACCCTGGAACAACTCAACCGCGCGTCGGACGACGACGTTGCCGCCGCGCTGGACGGCGTCTACGAACACTCGCCCTGGGTGGCGCGGGCGGCCGCCGCGATGCGGCCCTTCCGCAGCCTGGCCCACCTGAAGTACACGCTGGCGCGTGCCGTGCGCGAGGCTGGCCGCGAGGCGCAGCTGCGCCTGCTGCGGGCCCACCCGGAGCTGGCCGGCAAGGCCATGGTGGCGAGGTCGCTGACGGCCGAATCGACCCAGGAGCAGTCCGCCGCCGGCCTGACCGCCTGCACACCCGAGGAGTTCGCGCGGCTGCAGCAGCTCAACACCCGCTACAACGAGCGCTTCGGCTGGCCTTTCATCCTGGCGGTGCGCGGCCCGCGCGGCCGGGGCCTCAGCCGCCGCGAGATCATCGAGACCTTCGAGCGGCGCCTGCAGGGGCATGCGGACTTCGAGTTCCAGGAATGCTTGCGCAACATCGACCGCATTGCCGAGCTGCGGCTCAACGACAAGTTCGGCCAGCGGCCGGTGCTGGGCGAGCAAGTGTGGGACTGGGCCGAGGCGCTGGCCCGCCACAGCGATGCCGGCAGCGCGCCCGGTGAACTGACGGTGACCTACCTCACCGAGGCCCACCGTGCCTGCGCGCGCCAGCTGTGCGCCTGGATGCAGGACGCCGGCTTCGACGAGGTGGCGGTCGATGCCGTCGGCAACGTGGTGGGCCGCTACCTTGGCGAGCAGCCGGGGTTGCCCGCGCTGATGACCGGCTCGCACTACGACACGGTGCGCAATGCCGGCAGGTACGACGGCCGCCTCGGCGTGCTGGTGCCGATAGCGGCGGTACAGCACCTGGCGCGGACCGGACGCCGCCTGCCCTGCACGCTCGAGGTGATCGGCTTCGCGGAAGAGGAGGGCCAGCGCTTCGCGGCCACCTTCCTCGGCTCCAGCGCGGTGGTGGGCAACTTCGACATGGGCTGGCTGTCGCAGGTGGATGCGGCCGGCGTCACGATGCGCGAGGCCCTGGCCACGGCCGGGCTGGACCCGGCGGCCATCCCCGCGCTGGCCCGGCGGCGTGAGGACTACCGGGGCTTCGTCGAACTGCACATCGAGCAGGGCCCGGTGCTCGACGGCCTGGACCTGCCGCTGGGCGTGGTCAGCTCCATCAATGCCAGCGTGCGGCTGCGCGGCGAGGTGGTGGGGGTGGCCAGCCACGCCGGCACCACGCCGATGCACCTGCGGCGCGATGCGGCGGCCGCGGTGGCCGAGCTGTCGGTGTGGATGGAGGCGCGGGCCGCGGCCGACGGCGACTCGGTGGCCACCATTGGCATGCTGCAGGTGCCCAATGGCTCGGTGAACGTGGTGCCGGGCCGCTGCAGCTTCAGCCTGGACTTGCGTGCGCCGTCAGACGCCCAGCGCGACCGGCTCGACGAGGACGTGCGGGCCCAGCTGGCGCGCATCTGCGAGCGCCGCGGCCTGCAATACAGCCTGCAGCAGACGATGCGGGTGGCGGCCGCACCGTGCGATGCGGCGCTGAGTGCGCGCTGGGCGGCCGCGGTGGAGCGGCTGGGCCTGCCGGTGCACCGGCTGCCCAGCGGCGCCGGCCACGACGCGATGAAGCTGCACGAGCTGCTGCCGCAGGCCATGCTGTTTGTGCGTGGCGGCAATGCCGGCATCAGCCACAACCCGCTGGAAAGCATCACCAGCGACGACGCCGACCTGTGCGTGCGGGCCTTCCTGGACCTGCTCGACTCACTCTCAGGAGACCCTTCATGA